The Arachis ipaensis cultivar K30076 chromosome B10, Araip1.1, whole genome shotgun sequence DNA window tctccctACCAAACACTACCTAAAAGTTTGTGAAAAActtacaacaaaaataaaaattaattgaaCAACTTATACCAAACAAAATAAGTGATCACAATTTCAATTTTatgtaatattattttattttatttatgtgatTTATCCTATAATATTTGATAGGTCAAAATGGTTATTTGTTGGTAATAGAGGAATGATGTTGAGAAGTGAAAAATGAGGTGGGTTAACGAAATTCCATTGAAGAGGTACCCACCATAGACAGAAATAAAAATCTGATGAGAGAAGACAGAACCCATACACCCAATTTTCTCTCATTGGAGCTGAGAGCGGTTTTCCCCCCCACAATTGTAGGAAGCACCACCCAACACAACTCCGATCCCTCTTAATCTTTTCCTAAAATTGGTTTCCACCACCGCAGCACTCGCTTTCCACTTTCTATATTACCCCTCTCTCTCTTCCCACTTCCACGCCAATAACACACTCTTAATTCTTttactcctcctcctcctccctttTCTTACCCCTCCTCCTCCCCGGAGGTTTTCTGCAATGGCAGAAACCGTTGCTAACATTTGATATTAATCTGGGTGTGGGTCTTTTCCTCGGCCTTCTCACTCTTCCTCGATTACTCAAGAATTGGGGATCCACACCCTaaccaaaaaacacaaaaaaaaacccccaaaaaaaaaaagaaagaaagaaaagaaaaggaagtcTCCATTTTTAAAAGGGTTGTATCCACAAGATCAGTCATTTCGAGACAATTACCCTCGCCGCTGGAAACCCACGTTAGAATCCATTCATTTCGCGACAAAGTTTCGATCTTGAAACACAAACCTCCATTATCACCATCATCACGATGTCGAACATGAAGATCGTGCTTCGTTCCCCGCCTTCGATAAACCGCCGGCAGCCGCTGCTTCGGCGAGACAGTTCGTCGTCGAGGAGCTCGGTGGTGGGGGAGGTGGTCGGCGGCACCGCTGCGGAGTGCGTGGCGGTTTGCTGCTGCTTCCCCTGCGGCCTGGCATTCAACGTCCTCCTACTTGCCCTTTACAAGGTACCATTCGGGCTGTGCCGCCGCATGATACGGGGGATACGTCGCCGGAATCTGGCGAAGGGGCGTCTGCCTCTACCGGCGGCGAGGCGCAGAATCCAGTGCAAGTGCGGGTGCTGCGACGCGAGCAGACTCAGAATCGTTGAACCAATGTGCGCCAACGATGATTTCGACGTGAAAGCGGTGCAATACTCTTCGTTTGTTCAACCTGATAAGGAAGTCATTGATTTGGAGAATGAGATGTGGGATAGGTTCTATGGAACCGGTTTTTGGAGGAGCTCTTCTCGCAGGGATTCTTCTAGCAATGTTCTTACCACTTTTCACCCTCAATATGTTCGTTGAAATTTCAAAAGCATGCATCTTTGCCCAACAATggagtttttttaaaaaaaaaaacatatttttgatGCTGCAGATGTTTAAAGATGTGGTCTTTTCTCTCCTACTCTTCTTcttattattttctctttttttaattttttaatttttttaattttttttaggggGGAAGGGGGGGAGGTTGGGGTATGATCATGGTCATGGATGATAAATTTGTTTGTTTTGGATGTTTTGAGAAATGAGAAAAAATGTGTTGAAATGGATTATCTTTGATTCTTTGTCATTTATTTTTTGTGTGTTATATATAAATTGGTTCTTGGTTTTTCCAATGAGATATAGTACGAGTAATATTGAAAGGAAGGAACTTTGTTGTTGGGGTCAGGTTTCAGGTTTGTGTGGTAGCAAAAGGGTTTTGCTTTGCTTTGTGTGAAATCTGGAAACAAAAAAAAGTATTGACCCAATTAGTACTAATAATTAATGAACTCTTGATTTGACTAATAATAAAGTACTTCTGTAATTTTGTGTTCGGGAATTGAATCTCTTTCTGCCATTAATCCTTTCCTCTCAAAAGAGAAGGGGCAGTTAACTGATTGGACATTCTTAACTAAAGAGATGGATATTGTAGGTTGGAGATATGATGAGTATCCCATGTTGATAAATTTATGGGTCACAATCAAAGAGAACAGGGTCCAGGTGATTCAGAAATGAAGAGCCACCAATTGAAAGGGTGGGCCGGGCGTGCAAAATGTCCACGTTAGAAGCACTTACCCCTCCCTACCATTCTCAAATAATGGGTCCTCTTCACCTTGTCTCACAACATGGAAACCATACCATGTTGCTCCTTGTACCATTTCCATCTTCACAATCCGGTCCCTCTTGTACTTCTCCACCCTCTCAATTACCCAATTATATCCTCATACACAATCTTTCAAGAACTGCCCAGCTACCTATCTACCTAATAAATATGCAAACCTATCtagctaatattttttttaatttaaaatttcaaaaaattagttGTTTAGTTGATATATATAGGAATTTTACAAACTTGGCTCATGTTATCTTTGTTattgcttctactattttaccATATTGATACGATATCCCTTGAAATTGGAATAGTACTAATTAAACATGTATTAATATCATGTATGTAGTACTAGTACTAGTCACTAGTCAGCAGGGCCTAGGGATAGTAGTAATTGAAGGATATCTGGCGGGTACAACTCCATAATAATGTAGTGAGCTACAAAAGTACAGTGGTCCACACAGTACACCATAGCGTCCCTGAAAAGGGTTAAACTACTCACTTTGGTGTGTGTTTATAAACTTTAATATTAAAATGAACAAACTCAAAATCAAAGAAGGGCATTTGGTCTAGTGGTATGATTCTCGCTTAGGGTGCGAGAGGTCCCGAGTTCAATTCTCGGAAtgccccttttttttatatacttttcattcatttaaaataaataaataataataatagaagaatATTTTGTACGGCATTTGATGTTGCTTTCGCTAGACGCCTAGACGTGCGTGCGGACTCTCATGGTCGATGGGACACAATGTTTAAAAATAAATAGTAAGATAGTGATATCACTTCAATGAAATTATGATAAGTTAGtagtataaataaatttaatagtgACCTTGACATTTAAGGGAGACATATGGTGGTTGATCGAGTTAACTAAAAAAAGTTATTATGTCAAGGAGCTACGTTGGTACTTATGTGATTGTATTAACGATAATATTGTAATCCACTAATATACAATTCATTATAAATTACCATGCAAGCGAAACAATTTATTTATACTCCAAAATCTAACCACTAGTATAATGATCTGGCCATTTGAAAATGTATTGGGTTACCGAGCTGTTTTCAACCATGATGGAGTTACTGTTTAATAAGGTCAACTTGCTTAGAAGTTAGAACGTTAAAGCAAGGAAATGCTACGCTTGGTATTTGTGACAACTGATTCACTAATGTAATTGAATGATGTGAGAGGTTTGGATGTGTTTTATGTAATCTggagcattaataaaagaaaaagtgtaGAATTTTTAACGATTGAAGATACAAAGGATTTCGATTTAGTGAAGTATACAAGGGTGTCTATCGATCGGATTGTATCCGCAGATCCGCGGTAAATATTTGTATCCGATCTGAAAATTACGGATACAATCCGATTCGCAAATTGATCCGATTGGATTgcggatatctgctctacatccgcgtattcgatccgcggatccgcagatccgcacaataataattaaaaaataaataaatatatatatgtttggtattatatttacttatttgtatgttttagttagtaattattatttatatattatattattttatttttgttatttagaaagtgtttgattaaaaatattttaggaataaataagtttaaaagtgtgaaagaaatatttttattgaatttttcacataaaaatatgattaaaaagagaaggtttaattatgcggatatatccgatatccgatatccgatatccgatccacacatttgcggatcggatcggatcggatccggcaccaaaaagtgcggatatcatatccgatccgatccgatgaaaattgtgcaaatcggatcgaattttcgaccatatccgatccgatccgatccgcggacacccctaAAAGTATATGTAAAATACTAAAATGGGATGATTAATTATTTGTCAAGATAAAATATTTATAGTGAATTTTATAATGTTCATAATTTGCCctctaatttttgtttaatttattttttatgataaattttaaatatttaataattatttatttttatatttttaaaattaaatatttgacTTTAGGCTTCTAATATCTTTGGCTCATGCAGTAACAATAAGCATTACTAAACCATGATATGAAGTGGCACAAATTAAAGTTATGATCGTCAAAGATGTTTCATTAGATTGtgtattaaattaataaatatctTGTAATTATTTTATGTGAAAGAAAACCTCTAGTACTTttaccaacaacatcaatatGGGAGAAATAAATTTTCAGACTTTGTCAAGTATTATGAATGCTATCAATTTCTCTCATGTatcctctttttatttttcattatcaCGGAAGAAAATGTCATCCGCATACAAACACGAATATTCCAAGTTTCATTTGATAATATATTTTTGGATaaggtatattttttgtccctgaagtttgataaaagttttaaaaatatccttaaattttattttgtttcaattttgttttagaagttttcgatttgcatcaaatatacccatgacggctaatttttcaaaaaatttaagaccaattcaacaacaatttcataagaacaaccctcaatacaaactaatcaagcataatttttatacattattgttagattggtcttaatttttttgaaaatttagccgtcgatggtatatttgatacaaataaaaaacttttgggacaaaattaaaataaataaaatttaagagtatttttaaaactttgaagagataagggggagagcgTGGGTGGGTGTGTCTCCGGTGTTAAGGAGGGTTTTTCTCGAGAGGGGTTAGAAAAGCCATCCAAGGTCTCTTTTAGAGATAAAGTCATTGGTGCAGAAAAGTCTAAGGCATTTGCATTAGTAGGATCTTTATCTGGAGATGGTATCGCGACGGTGACAGGTAAGCAGGGTGATTCGTGCCCACCAAGTGTCAGTTTTACCAAGGAGGCAAAGAGCTGTCTAGCTGAACCTTACAAGGAAGCCATCGTGATCAAGGTGCTGGATAAGCATTATGGCTACACTGCTCTCATGCATAAGCTTCGGATAGTATGGCGCATCAAAGGAGGGAAATTTGATATTGTTGCGGATCGTGAGAAAGTTATTCTTGGTGGC harbors:
- the LOC107621990 gene encoding uncharacterized protein LOC107621990, with translation MSNMKIVLRSPPSINRRQPLLRRDSSSSRSSVVGEVVGGTAAECVAVCCCFPCGLAFNVLLLALYKVPFGLCRRMIRGIRRRNLAKGRLPLPAARRRIQCKCGCCDASRLRIVEPMCANDDFDVKAVQYSSFVQPDKEVIDLENEMWDRFYGTGFWRSSSRRDSSSNVLTTFHPQYVR